A genomic segment from Perca flavescens isolate YP-PL-M2 chromosome 13, PFLA_1.0, whole genome shotgun sequence encodes:
- the ubash3ba gene encoding ubiquitin-associated and SH3 domain-containing protein B, translating into MAAKEELYAKVTPRRQRQSRPSTIKHGSTLDVLLSMGFPKTRALKALVSTGGKNVQAACDWLFSHVDDPFLDDPLPREYVLYLRPSGPLLQQLSNFWQQSRLSCGKNKAHNIFPHITLCQFFMCADGKVEALADALQTTVAKWKGRIPMPLPLERYTSSTFIGLFVEEQMAEVLKSFASDFATEATAKADVHVEPHKKQLHVTLAYHFQASHLPILEKLAKTVDVSSGCDWLAVLYSRDIRFANHETLQVMYPYVPQNDDELELLPGDFIFMSSGEQSSASEGWLYGTSLGSGLSGLLPENYVNRADESDTWVVHGSHSMLTCASPSNSGGAVSGLLFDGQLNDSLLDSLMDTPGLAGLCPPMQVLRPTSQSSLSKMRLFVCRHGERMDVVFGKHWITQCFDSKGRYIRSNLNMPTSLPARIGGHRDYDKDCPITVFGSTQARLVGEALLESHTTIDFVYCSPSLRCIQTAQHILQGLQQEGKTKIRVEPGLFEWTKWVAGTCLPVWIPPTELAAANLSVDTTYRPHIPISKLAVSETYDTYISRSFQVTREILSESKGLGNTVLIVAHASSLEACTRQIQGLSPQNSKDFVQVVRKIPYLGFCACEEMGETGVWQLVDPPILPLTHGPNHSFNWREMLIQD; encoded by the exons ATGGCAGCTAAAGAGGAACTCTATGCCAAAGTGACGCCGCGGAGGCAGCGCCAGAGCCGGCCAAGCACCATCAAACATGGGTCCACTCTGGACGTGCTGCTGTCCATGGGCTTCCCCAAGACCAGGGC CTTGAAAGCTCTGGTTTCGACAGGAGGGAAAAACGTCCAGGCAGCTTGTGACTG GCTCTTCTCCCACGTGGATGACCCCTTCTTGGATGACCCACTGCCCAGAGAGTATGTGTTGTATCTGCGACCCAGTGGCCCGCTGCTCCAACAGCTCTCAAACTTCTGGCAGCAGTCCCGCCTCTCTTGTGGCAAGAATAAGGCACACAACATCTTCCCCCACATCACCCTCTGCCAGTTCTTTATG TGTGCCGACGGGAAGGTGGAGGCTCTGGCCGATGCTCTCCAGACCACCGTGGCCAAGTGGAAAGGTCGTATACCAATGCCCCTCCCGCTGGAGCGCTACACCTCCTCAACCTTTATTGGCCTCTTTGTGGAGGAGCAGATGGCAGAGGTGCTGAAGAGTTTCGCTTCTGATTTTGCAACTGAAGCAACCGCTAAAGCAG ATGTTCACGTCGAGCCTCATAAGAAACAACTTCATGTCACTTTGGCATACCACTTCCAAGCCAGTCACCTTCCAATTTTGGAGAAGTTGGCTAAAACAGTGGATGTGTCTTCAGGCTGTGACTGGCTGGCTGTGCTCTACTCCCGGGATATTCGGTTCGCTAATCATGAG ACACTGCAAGTCATGTACCCGTATGTGCCTCAGAATGACGATGAGCTTGAGTTGCTGCCAGGAGACTTTATTTTCATGTCTTCGGGGGAGCAAAGCAGTGCCAGTGAGGGCTGGCTGTACGGCACCTCGCTGGGATCGGGGCTGTCGGGCCTGCTGCCTGAGAACTACGTAAACCGTGCTGATGAGTCTGACACTTGGGTCGTCCATGG GTCTCACTCTATGCTCACCTGTGCCTCTCCATCTAACTCTGGCGGCGCCGTGTCTGGGTTATTATTTGATGGACAGCTGAATGACAGTCTGCTTGACAGTCTTATGGATACTCCCGGCCTCGCTGGCCTCTGTCCTCCTATGCAG GTGTTGAGGCCAACCAGTCAATCCTCCCTGTCCAAAATGAGACTGTTTGTGTGTCGCCATGGGGAGAGGATGGATGTGGTGTTTGGGAAACACTGGATTACTCAGTGCTTTGACTCCAAAG GCCGATACATTCGCTCTAATCTCAACATGCCAACCAGCCTGCCAGCTAGAATCGGAGGTCACCGGGACTATGATAAGGATTGTCCAATAACTGTGTTTGGCTCCACCCAGGCCCGTCTTGTAG GTGAAGCCCTGTTAGAAAGCCACACAACAATAGACTTTGTTTACTGCTCTCCTTCTCTTCGCTGCATCCAGACTGCTCAGCACATTCTGCAGG gTCTCCAGCAGGAGGGAAAGACAAAAATCCGTGTGGAGCCTGGATTGTTTGAATGGACGAAGTGGGTGGCAGGCACATGTTTACCCGTCTGGATCCCCCCAACTGAGCTGGCTGCAGCTAACCTGAGTGTTGACACAACATACAG ACCTCATATTCCTATAAGTAAGTTGGCGGTGTCAGAGACCTATGACACATACATCAGCAGGAGCTTCCAAGTAACCAGAGAGATCCTGTCAGAGAGCAAAGGCCTGG gaaacacagtCCTGATTGTGGCCCATGCGTCCTCGCTGGAAGCTTGCACTCGCCAGATACAAGGCCTCAGCCCCCAAAACTCCAAGGACTTCGTCCAAGTTGTCCGAAAG ATTCCTTACTTGGGTTTTTGCGCTTGTGAAGAAATGGGAGAGACCGGGGTGTGGCAGCTGGTCGACCCACCCATCTTGCCTCTGACACATGGACCCAATCACAGTTTCAACTGGAGGGAAATGCTAATACAAGACTGA